One window of Cryobacterium arcticum genomic DNA carries:
- a CDS encoding response regulator transcription factor: MRVLVVEDEVRLATGLKRGLEAEGFAVDVAGTGPDGLWLARENEYAVILLDIMLPGLSGYRVCETLRAEQNWTPILMLTAKDGEWDQIEALDTGADDYLTKPFSSAVLLARMRALIRRGATARPTVLRAGDLHLDPATRRVSRGDTVVDITSREFAVLEYLMRNRGSVVSKRDVLDNVWDFDFEGDPNIVEVYVRHLRNKVDRPFDRAAIETLRGAGYRLAADGG; the protein is encoded by the coding sequence ATGCGAGTGCTGGTGGTGGAAGACGAGGTGCGGCTGGCGACCGGGCTCAAGCGCGGCCTCGAGGCCGAGGGCTTCGCGGTCGACGTGGCCGGCACTGGACCCGACGGGCTCTGGCTGGCCCGCGAGAACGAATACGCGGTGATCCTGCTCGACATCATGCTTCCAGGCCTCAGCGGTTACCGCGTCTGCGAGACCCTGCGCGCCGAGCAGAACTGGACGCCGATCCTCATGCTCACCGCCAAGGACGGCGAGTGGGACCAGATCGAGGCGCTCGACACCGGCGCCGACGACTACCTCACCAAACCCTTCTCCTCCGCGGTGCTGCTGGCCCGGATGCGCGCGCTGATCCGTCGCGGCGCCACCGCCAGGCCCACCGTGCTGCGCGCCGGCGACCTGCACCTCGACCCCGCCACCCGCCGGGTGAGCCGCGGCGACACCGTTGTCGACATCACGTCCCGCGAGTTCGCCGTGCTCGAGTACCTGATGCGCAACCGGGGCTCCGTTGTGAGCAAACGCGATGTGCTGGACAACGTCTGGGATTTCGACTTCGAGGGCGACCCCAACATCGTCGAGGTCTACGTGCGGCACCTGCGCAACAAGGTGGACCGCCCGTTCGACCGGGCCGCGATCGAGACCCTCCGCGGCGCCGGCTACCGGTTGGCGGCCGACGGTGGCTGA
- a CDS encoding sensor histidine kinase — MAERRGTRGRSLRGRITLVSTAIVAATLVVGALLFVLVLRTVLLDEVNNAVDRDLSQLQTTLEDTGAATGFDVDDDEIFVQVTDASGALVTGSEALDGTPVVLEKDSDAQVVRLPGEDAAYLVAVDEDNDVTIAAGRSLETIDESVSTVAWLLAGAVPLLLGVVALLTWIVVGRALAPVERMRREVDAVTAANLDRRVADPGRGDEIGRLARTMNSMLDRLDTSQRTQRQFVSDASHELRSPLASLRQYAEVAQAHPDRMSLGDLSEAVLDEGARLERLVRGMLLLAQVTERSLQATGRAVDLDDLVLAEARRLRDTMALTIDATAVGAARVHGDENLLGQVVRNLVDNAAQHAVGRVNLSVGVTATQVVLVVEDDGHGIPAEERDRVFERFVRLDESRARASGGTGLGLAIVRETVQAHGGTVLVTAGALGGARFEVRLPAADDGSAEGTGPDVDAPRPEATGSKPDRGTAAGDDASGGLA; from the coding sequence GTGGCTGAGCGGCGCGGCACCCGCGGCCGGTCGCTCCGCGGCCGTATCACCCTCGTCTCCACCGCGATCGTGGCCGCCACCCTCGTGGTCGGGGCGCTCCTGTTCGTGCTGGTGCTGCGCACGGTGCTGCTCGACGAGGTAAACAACGCGGTCGACCGTGACCTCTCCCAACTGCAGACCACCCTGGAGGACACGGGCGCGGCAACGGGCTTCGACGTCGATGACGACGAGATCTTCGTGCAGGTCACCGACGCATCCGGCGCCCTGGTGACCGGCAGCGAGGCTCTCGACGGCACGCCGGTCGTGCTCGAGAAAGACAGTGACGCCCAGGTCGTGCGGCTGCCCGGCGAGGATGCCGCCTATCTCGTGGCTGTCGACGAAGACAACGACGTCACCATCGCCGCCGGTCGCAGCCTGGAGACCATCGACGAGTCGGTGAGCACGGTCGCCTGGCTGCTCGCCGGTGCGGTGCCGCTGCTGCTCGGCGTCGTGGCCCTGCTCACGTGGATCGTGGTGGGCCGTGCCCTGGCGCCGGTCGAACGGATGCGCCGCGAGGTCGACGCCGTCACCGCCGCCAACCTCGACCGGCGGGTGGCCGATCCGGGCCGCGGCGACGAGATCGGCCGGCTCGCCCGCACCATGAACAGCATGCTCGACAGGCTCGACACCTCGCAGCGGACGCAGCGCCAGTTCGTGTCGGATGCCTCGCACGAGCTGCGCTCCCCGCTGGCCTCCCTGCGCCAATACGCCGAGGTGGCCCAGGCGCACCCCGATCGGATGAGCCTGGGCGACCTCTCGGAGGCGGTGCTCGACGAGGGCGCCCGGTTGGAACGCCTCGTGCGCGGGATGCTGTTACTCGCGCAGGTCACCGAGCGCTCTCTGCAGGCCACCGGCCGAGCCGTGGACCTGGACGACCTCGTGCTCGCCGAGGCACGCCGGCTGCGGGACACCATGGCGCTGACGATCGACGCCACCGCCGTCGGAGCGGCCCGGGTGCACGGCGACGAGAACCTGCTCGGGCAGGTGGTGCGGAACCTCGTGGACAACGCCGCCCAGCACGCCGTGGGCCGGGTGAACCTGTCCGTGGGGGTCACGGCCACCCAGGTCGTGCTCGTGGTGGAGGACGACGGGCACGGGATACCGGCCGAGGAGCGGGACCGGGTGTTCGAGAGGTTCGTGCGGCTGGACGAGTCGCGGGCGCGCGCCTCCGGCGGCACCGGCCTGGGGCTGGCGATCGTGCGGGAGACCGTGCAGGCGCACGGCGGCACCGTGCTGGTCACGGCGGGAGCCCTCGGCGGCGCCCGGTTCGAGGTGCGGCTGCCCGCGGCCGACGACGGCTCCGCGGAAGGCACCGGCCCCGATGTCGACGCCCCGCGCCCGGAGGCGACGGGCAGCAAGCCCGACCGCGGCACGGCGGCCGGCGACGACGCATCCGGCGGTCTCGCCTAA
- a CDS encoding PepSY domain-containing protein, with the protein MKKKTIWITSAAVAAVLVAGGAGLAIADTFDSDAPLTGSTLDKASAAALDAVGSGTVTDTETTDDNTAQAFEVEVTLADGTDVDVALDKSFAVLWVDGLPTAGATAVPTDGSPSTGTDDNGGSDLAPLTEADRSSASEAALAAITPGTVGTVTEVERSDDFDHAYEVEITLDNGQDIDVELDADFAVVKIDDAPTA; encoded by the coding sequence GTGAAGAAGAAGACCATCTGGATCACCTCCGCCGCCGTCGCCGCCGTACTCGTGGCCGGGGGCGCGGGGCTGGCCATCGCCGACACGTTCGATTCCGACGCCCCGCTCACCGGAAGCACCCTCGACAAGGCCAGCGCCGCCGCGCTCGACGCCGTGGGCAGCGGCACGGTCACCGACACCGAGACCACCGACGACAACACCGCCCAGGCCTTCGAGGTCGAGGTGACCCTCGCGGACGGCACCGACGTCGACGTCGCCCTGGACAAGTCGTTCGCCGTGCTCTGGGTCGACGGCCTGCCCACGGCCGGGGCCACCGCGGTCCCGACGGACGGCTCCCCCAGCACCGGAACCGACGACAATGGCGGCTCCGACCTCGCACCCCTCACCGAGGCAGACCGGTCGTCCGCGTCGGAGGCGGCCCTGGCCGCGATAACGCCGGGCACCGTGGGCACCGTCACCGAGGTCGAGCGCAGCGACGACTTCGATCACGCCTACGAGGTGGAGATCACGCTCGACAACGGCCAGGACATCGACGTCGAACTCGACGCCGACTTCGCGGTCGTCAAGATCGACGACGCACCGACGGCCTAG
- a CDS encoding NmrA family NAD(P)-binding protein has product MTDARPAPSSRRAAGVLVTGASGTIGRAVVDALVEAGEPVVAGMRDPRAWIADGARRASGISAGGASRTSGGAAAGSGFGGSGASGVGGRAGGGRPESSGPGRPLGKPSRAPNQKPLQNPTRKPGTTVGPAATAANGRPGALPAAGHPGQTVASALPAGAQAATVRAFDFADRGTWASALAGVDRVFLVLPPTVGEVGRTLIPFIDTAMESGVRQIVFLSQQGVPLQARSPQHDVERYLKRTRTPYTVLRPNVVLQSLSSTYRDDIRRRREIALPAAAAHVAFVDARDVARVAARVLGESGHLRKSYALSGEQALGYTQVAELLGEVLDRPIRYTPTTDADFEQRLAGLGASPTEIARQASLFRSVRLRALRLPNRSIRRLTGRPATTVRRFIEDHRDSWL; this is encoded by the coding sequence ATGACCGACGCCCGCCCCGCCCCGTCGTCGCGCCGTGCCGCGGGGGTGCTCGTCACCGGGGCCTCCGGCACCATCGGTCGGGCCGTCGTCGACGCTCTCGTCGAGGCCGGGGAGCCCGTGGTCGCCGGGATGCGCGACCCACGCGCCTGGATCGCCGACGGCGCCCGGCGCGCGAGTGGCATCTCTGCCGGGGGAGCCTCCCGCACGTCAGGCGGTGCCGCCGCCGGCAGCGGATTCGGCGGCAGCGGCGCCAGCGGCGTCGGCGGCCGAGCCGGTGGCGGGCGCCCCGAGAGCTCCGGCCCGGGCCGGCCCCTCGGCAAACCGTCCCGGGCGCCCAACCAGAAACCCCTGCAGAACCCCACCCGCAAGCCCGGCACCACGGTCGGGCCGGCCGCAACGGCGGCGAACGGCCGGCCGGGGGCGCTGCCCGCGGCCGGGCATCCGGGTCAGACCGTCGCATCCGCTCTGCCAGCCGGGGCCCAGGCGGCAACGGTGCGGGCGTTCGACTTCGCCGACCGGGGCACCTGGGCGAGCGCATTGGCCGGGGTGGACCGGGTCTTCCTGGTGCTCCCGCCGACCGTCGGCGAGGTGGGCCGCACCCTGATCCCCTTCATCGACACGGCCATGGAGAGCGGAGTGCGACAGATCGTGTTCCTGTCGCAGCAGGGCGTGCCGTTGCAGGCCCGGTCGCCGCAGCACGACGTGGAGCGCTACCTCAAACGCACCCGCACTCCCTACACGGTGCTGCGGCCCAACGTGGTGTTGCAGAGCCTGAGCAGCACCTACCGGGACGACATCCGCCGGCGCCGTGAGATCGCCCTGCCGGCCGCCGCCGCCCACGTGGCGTTCGTCGATGCGCGGGACGTGGCCCGCGTCGCCGCCCGGGTGCTCGGCGAGTCCGGCCACCTGCGCAAGAGCTACGCGCTCTCCGGCGAGCAGGCGCTGGGGTACACGCAAGTCGCGGAGCTGCTCGGCGAGGTGCTGGACCGGCCGATCCGCTACACGCCCACGACCGACGCCGACTTCGAGCAGCGGCTGGCCGGGCTCGGCGCCTCGCCCACCGAGATTGCCCGGCAGGCTTCACTTTTCCGGTCGGTGCGGCTGCGCGCGCTGCGGCTGCCGAACCGCAGCATCCGCCGGCTGACCGGCCGGCCGGCCACCACCGTGCGCCGCTTCATCGAGGACCACCGCGACTCCTGGCTGTAG
- a CDS encoding alpha-galactosidase, translating into MISHLRASGSSLVLDATGPGAPVIVHWGADLGELTDPELLTLAAASVPPVGPSSIDSPLRLSLLPTLHEGWSGRPGLGGFRPGAGHTDPALELVDVRARGANAVTVEMADAAASVSVATELELTVQGVLRLRHTLTNTGDSGFELAGLEAILPVPDRAGEILDFTGLWSHERRPQRSTLGQGVWSREFRHGRPGHDDSYLTVAGTPGFGFRQGEVWAVHLAWSGDKRVWAERSALGYAVLGAGELLAPGELSLAAGESYTSPWTVAVYSDAGLDGLSARLHPWIRSWSTVRGPRPVLLNTWEAVYFDHDLETLGRLVDAAARVGVERFVLDDGWFSGRTDDQRALGDWFVDAAKWPEGLHPLVRRVTEAGLDFGLWVEPEMVNPDSDLARAHPDWLLGSAAAPTWRGQRVLDLGNPDAFAWLLERLTALLAEYPISYLKWDHNRDLLGGSAHRQTAALYRLIDAVRAAQPGLEIESCASGGGRIDLGILERVDRVWTSDTNDPLERQQIQRYTSVLVPPEYLGGHLGAATAHTTGRTSALGFRLATALFGSAGIEWDLTQASPAELDQIAAWIAVYKERRALLHGGVVVHTDGSDPAIELHGVVAADASSAVFAQVALAAPQAALPAPIRFAGLDPERRYRVQALLVGPAPHALQTVPPAWLAEGAPELVLTGAVLSRVGLPAPLLTPEQAALFTLDVV; encoded by the coding sequence ATGATCTCCCACCTCCGCGCCTCCGGCAGCAGCCTCGTTCTCGACGCCACCGGGCCGGGTGCGCCGGTGATCGTGCACTGGGGCGCCGACCTCGGCGAGCTGACCGACCCCGAACTGCTGACCCTGGCCGCGGCGAGCGTGCCGCCCGTGGGCCCCAGCTCGATCGACTCGCCGCTCAGGCTCTCCCTGCTGCCGACCCTGCACGAGGGCTGGAGCGGACGCCCCGGCCTCGGCGGGTTCCGGCCCGGGGCAGGGCACACCGACCCGGCCCTCGAGCTCGTCGACGTGCGGGCGCGGGGCGCGAACGCGGTGACCGTCGAGATGGCGGATGCGGCCGCATCCGTGAGCGTCGCCACCGAACTCGAACTGACCGTGCAGGGTGTGCTGCGCCTGCGGCACACGCTGACGAACACCGGCGACAGCGGCTTCGAGCTCGCCGGCCTCGAGGCCATCCTTCCGGTGCCCGACCGCGCGGGGGAGATCCTCGACTTCACCGGACTGTGGAGCCACGAACGCCGCCCGCAGCGCAGCACCCTCGGCCAGGGCGTCTGGAGCCGGGAGTTCCGGCACGGCCGGCCCGGCCACGACGACTCCTACCTCACCGTGGCCGGCACGCCCGGTTTCGGGTTCCGGCAAGGTGAGGTGTGGGCCGTGCACCTGGCCTGGAGCGGCGACAAGCGGGTCTGGGCCGAACGCAGCGCACTCGGTTACGCCGTGCTCGGCGCCGGCGAATTGCTCGCGCCCGGCGAACTCAGCCTCGCCGCCGGCGAGAGCTACACCAGCCCGTGGACCGTGGCGGTCTACTCCGACGCCGGCCTCGACGGGCTCAGTGCACGCCTGCACCCGTGGATCCGCTCCTGGTCCACCGTGCGCGGGCCGCGGCCGGTGCTGCTGAACACCTGGGAGGCTGTGTACTTCGACCACGACCTGGAGACGCTCGGCCGGCTCGTCGACGCCGCCGCCCGGGTGGGTGTGGAGCGTTTCGTGCTCGACGACGGCTGGTTCTCCGGCCGCACCGACGACCAGCGCGCGCTCGGCGACTGGTTCGTGGACGCCGCCAAATGGCCCGAGGGCCTGCACCCGCTGGTGCGACGCGTCACCGAGGCCGGCCTCGACTTTGGTCTGTGGGTGGAACCCGAGATGGTCAACCCCGACTCCGACCTGGCTCGCGCGCACCCGGACTGGCTGCTCGGCTCGGCCGCCGCCCCCACCTGGCGCGGCCAGAGGGTGCTCGACCTCGGCAACCCCGATGCGTTCGCCTGGCTGCTCGAACGCCTCACGGCCCTCCTGGCGGAATACCCGATCAGCTACCTCAAATGGGACCACAACCGGGACCTGCTGGGCGGCTCCGCGCACCGGCAGACCGCCGCGTTGTACCGGCTCATCGACGCCGTGCGCGCCGCGCAGCCGGGCCTGGAGATCGAGTCCTGTGCCTCCGGCGGCGGCCGCATCGACCTGGGGATCCTCGAGCGGGTGGACCGGGTCTGGACCAGCGACACCAACGATCCGCTGGAGCGCCAGCAGATCCAGCGGTACACGAGCGTGCTCGTGCCGCCGGAGTACCTCGGCGGCCACCTCGGCGCCGCGACAGCGCACACCACCGGCCGCACCTCCGCGCTGGGGTTCCGGCTGGCCACGGCCCTATTCGGCAGCGCCGGCATCGAGTGGGACCTCACCCAGGCCAGCCCGGCGGAGCTCGACCAGATCGCCGCGTGGATCGCCGTGTACAAGGAGCGCCGCGCCCTGCTGCACGGCGGGGTCGTGGTGCACACCGACGGGTCCGATCCGGCGATCGAATTGCACGGGGTCGTCGCGGCGGATGCGTCCTCCGCGGTGTTCGCGCAGGTCGCGCTGGCCGCACCCCAGGCAGCGCTGCCCGCGCCGATCCGGTTCGCCGGGCTCGACCCCGAGCGGCGCTACCGGGTGCAGGCGTTGCTCGTGGGTCCGGCGCCGCACGCTTTGCAGACCGTGCCACCGGCCTGGTTGGCCGAGGGCGCGCCCGAGCTGGTGCTCACGGGCGCCGTACTCTCCCGGGTGGGCCTGCCGGCCCCGCTGCTCACTCCGGAGCAGGCCGCCCTGTTCACCCTCGACGTGGTCTGA